One genomic window of Salvelinus alpinus chromosome 17, SLU_Salpinus.1, whole genome shotgun sequence includes the following:
- the neurod4 gene encoding neurogenic differentiation factor 4 encodes MMTKRFGKPGEGDVSELVSSLAWLDEDLSSQDGERGPEMGGRYGLGPGGRGSIELGSEDMEDQEEEDNYNDDDEETGMDGENEAPKRRGPKKKKMARGRQERFKARRTKANARERSRMHGLNDALDVLRKVMPCASKTQKLSKIETLRLARNYIWALSEVLESGQSPESHGFTEMLCKGLSQPTSNLVAGCLQLGASAPKMINKLDDKPFGGAPGVGSGVAGQPGGHHPLSGHYPSPGLPSPPYGSLEASHLLHMKSFEGGPYEQHPSPNECSSNGTPPYDGPLTPPLSISGNFALKQEPSPHEAERNYPSHPSHYLSSLPHYPPSSMAGLPGPQGHLFQASRYELPLDIQAFESFPAPHMVASQMGTIYSE; translated from the coding sequence ATGATGACCAAACGATTTGGTAAGCCTGGAGAAGGAGATGTGTCTGAGCTGGTCAGTTCTCTGGCCTGGCTAGATGAGGACCTGAGCTcccaagatggagagagaggtccaGAGATGGGGGGCCGCTACGGCCTGGGCCCAGGAGGCCGTGGGAGCATCGAGCTGGGCAGCGAAGACATGGAGGATCAGGAGGAGGAAGACaattataatgatgatgatgaggagactGGAATGGACGGAGAGAACGAGGCGCCCAAACGGAGGGGgcccaagaagaagaagatggcCAGAGGCAGACAGGAGAGGTTCAAGGCGAGACGCACCAAGGCCAACGCCCGCGAGCGGTCCCGCATGCACGGGTTGAACGACGCGTTAGATGTGTTACGTAAGGTCATGCCCTGCGCCTCCAAGACCCAGAAACTGTCCAAGATCGAGACCCTGCGACTGGCCCGCAACTACATCTGGGCCCTGTCTGAGGTGCTGGAGAGCGGTCAGTCCCCAGAGAGCCACGGCTTCACAGAGATGCTGTGTAAAGGCCTGTCCCAGCCCACTAGCAACCTGGTGGCTGGGTGTCTCCAGCTGGGGGCTTCTGCCCCCAAAATGATCAACAAGCTGGATGACAAGCCCTTTGGAGGAGCTCCAGGAGTTGGTAGTGGTGTAGCAGGGCAGCCTGGTGGCCATCACCCCCTGAGTGGTCACTACCCCTCTCCGGGCCTGCCTAGCCCCCCCTACGGGTCCCTGGaggcctcccacctcctccataTGAAGAGCTTCGAGGGAGGGCCCTACGAACAGCACCCTTCCCCTAATGAGTGTAGTAGCAATGGCACCCCCCCTTACGACGGGCCCCTCACGCCCCCCCTCAGCATCAGTGGCAACTTTGCCCTGAAGCAGGAACCTTCCCCCCACGAGGCTGAGAGGAACTACCCCTCCCACCCTTCCCATTACCTCTCGTCCCTACCCCACTACCCCCCCTCCTCCATGGCGGGGCTGCCAGGGCCTCAGGGCCACCTCTTCCAGGCCTCGCGCTACGAACTGCCCCTAGACATCCAGGCCTTTGAATCCTTCCCTGCACCACACATGGTCGCCTCACAGATGGGCACTATCTACAGCGAGTGA